A window of the Synechococcus sp. LTW-R genome harbors these coding sequences:
- a CDS encoding DNA-directed RNA polymerase subunit omega, protein MYLGVNVSPKELAQRAENLVRHSSNRYLTTVRIAFRAKQRRFDDFDGLLEDSMVKPVQRAIIELSDEQDQPDLLPG, encoded by the coding sequence ATGTATCTCGGCGTCAACGTCAGCCCCAAAGAGCTCGCGCAGCGCGCTGAGAATCTCGTTCGGCACTCCAGCAACCGCTACCTGACCACCGTTCGCATCGCCTTCCGCGCCAAACAGCGTCGGTTTGATGATTTCGATGGTCTGCTGGAGGATTCGATGGTCAAGCCCGTTCAGCGCGCCATCATCGAGCTGAGCGACGAGCAGGATCAGCCTGACCTGCTGCCTGGCTGA